The Pedobacter ginsengisoli region TTAGAACGTCCTTCTACCTGGTATGGCATGTAATAAACATAATAAGTGCCAGGTCCGGATGTTGGTTCAAAATATATGGTGCCTTGTTCTCTATTGATGTTTGCGGCTTTTACATTTGTAATTCTGCTGTTGGTTTTAGCATCAACTACCCAAATATCTTTAAGCTCCGGGTGGGTATCTCTTCTTCGCCATTCGATAGTTGCTTTTGCTACATTGCCTGCTCCGCTTACCGTTATTACGGCCCTATGGTTCCCCAGAGAATCCGGATTCCAACTGTCGTTTCCGGTACCATATTTTATTTGTTGAGCGCTAACTCCTGTAATCAGGAATAAGATGAAAATGAGTACTAATGATGGTTTCATTGTGTGTTTTAGATTTACTGGTAAAAGTAACCATTCTGTAAATAGGGTGGTAATATTTCAGATTTCCTATGGAAAACGTCTTTTTTTTAAAATAAAAGATGGAAGTTTGTTTTCTTGAATAAAATTAAGTTTAAATGAGCAATAAAAAAGGATTTACAACCACCATACTTCATTCAGACCGACTTTTGAAACCAGAATTCGGTGCATTACATCAACCTGTTCATAACGCAGTAACCTGGGGATACGACGATGTTCAGGGATTGGTAAATGTTTTTCAAAACAAAACCAAGGGCTATGCTTATTCCCGTCAGGGTAATCCAACAACAGCAGCACTGGAGCACAAGGTAACACAAATGGAGCAAGGCTTAGCCTCTGTTTCTTTTGCAACAGGAATGGCTGCTATTTCTTCTACCATACTTGCTTTAATAAAGGCAGGAGATCATATTATTGCAAGTTCATACCTTTTTGGTAACACCAGAAGTATTATGCAGACTTATATGGATATGGGGCTGGAAATTTCTTTTGTTGATGCAACAGATGTTCAGAACATTAAAAATGCTTATCAGGAAAACACCCGAATGGTGTTTGTAGAGACCATAGCAAATCCTGCTACACAGGTATCTGATCTTGGCGCCATTGGCGATTTTTGTGAAGATAAAAAGTTAATCTATGTAGTGGATAATACTATGACATCGCCTTACCTGTTCCGTCCGGTTGCAGTAAAGGCCAGTTTGGTTATCAACTCACTTACTAAATATATTGGAGGCCACGGTAATGCCTTAGGTGGCAGTGTAACTGATACCGGTTTGTTTAACTGGCTTAACTTTCCTAACATTGCACCGATAATCCGCGAGCAGATCCGTCCGGAAATGCAGGGGCTTACTCAAATAAGAAAAAGAGGATTGCGTGATGGTGGAGGTACACTTGCTCCGGAGGCAGCACACAGTATTTCTGTAGGTTCTGAAACCATTGCTTTAAGGTTAGAGCGTGCTTGTAGTAATGCAGCTGCACTTGCCGAATTCCTTGATAATCATCCTTTAATTAGTAAAGTTTATTATCCAGGATTGAAAAGCCATCCTCAACATGAGCTTGCATCAAATCTGTTCCATCGTTATGGCGGATTAATGAGTTTTGCACTTGTTGATGGCATTGATTGCTTTAAGTTCCTGAATGAACTTAAACTGGTTATTAAATCAAGTAATCTTGGTGATACCCGCACGCTTGCCATTCCTGTTGCTCATACCATATTCTTTGAATTAGGTAAAGAAAGACGTGATGAAATGGGGATTCCTGATTCTATGGTTAGATTGTCTGTAGGTATTGAAGATCAAGAAGATCTTATTGCAGATTTCAGCGCTGCTTTTGAGGCTGTTGCCAATTAATAATTGTACAATAGAAATAGAATGAATAGAATAATAGCGTGCTTGTGTTTAAGCATTTTTATCAGTTTTGCAGCGAATGCACAACAGAGTAAGGTTTCAGGAACGGTTAAAGACGCTAAAGGAATTCCTGTTGTTGCAGTGACAGTACAGGTATTAAATACAAACTTAAGTACTGTTACAAATTTAACCGGAGCTTTTGAACTTGTTAATGTCCCTTCGGGTAAAGTAAGTTTAAGATTTAGTGCTGTTGGTTACGCAGCGATAAATAAAACGGTAGCTGATGATAACAGGGTACTGAATATTACTTTAGAAGATGCAGGCCTGAAATTAGATGAGGTAGTTGTTTCTGCACAGAAAACAGAAGAGAATGTTCAGAATATACCATCCGGTATCTCTGTTTTTTCGTCAGCAAAAGTTAACGATTACAGGATACAAAACACAAGAGATTTGTCGGCTATTGTTCCAAATCTTTACAGCAGTAACCCTGGCGATGGACGGAATGTAACCTCGATAAGAG contains the following coding sequences:
- a CDS encoding cystathionine gamma-synthase family protein, translated to MSNKKGFTTTILHSDRLLKPEFGALHQPVHNAVTWGYDDVQGLVNVFQNKTKGYAYSRQGNPTTAALEHKVTQMEQGLASVSFATGMAAISSTILALIKAGDHIIASSYLFGNTRSIMQTYMDMGLEISFVDATDVQNIKNAYQENTRMVFVETIANPATQVSDLGAIGDFCEDKKLIYVVDNTMTSPYLFRPVAVKASLVINSLTKYIGGHGNALGGSVTDTGLFNWLNFPNIAPIIREQIRPEMQGLTQIRKRGLRDGGGTLAPEAAHSISVGSETIALRLERACSNAAALAEFLDNHPLISKVYYPGLKSHPQHELASNLFHRYGGLMSFALVDGIDCFKFLNELKLVIKSSNLGDTRTLAIPVAHTIFFELGKERRDEMGIPDSMVRLSVGIEDQEDLIADFSAAFEAVAN